The following nucleotide sequence is from Scheffersomyces stipitis CBS 6054 chromosome 4, complete sequence.
CACCTTCAGATGATTTCCTTTGGGGGAACTCTAGGCGTGGGtctattcttgaattctgGCAAAGCGTTCACAATCGCTGGCGGTTTGGGCACTTTACTTGCATTTGCTATTTGTGGTACTATTGTGTTGGCAACGATCGTTTCCTTCTGTGAAATGGTCACTTTTGTATCTGTAGTCGATGGGGTCTCAGGCTTGAGTTCCCGGTTCGTAGACGACGCTTTTGGGTTCTGCGTTGGCTGGCTTtatttcttcagttttgCATTTGGTTTGGCAGGCGAAGTCGTTGCAAGCGTCATCATGTTGGCATACTACCCTTCTCTAAATATTCCCGAAAGTAAAGGTAATTCGGCTGGGTTCGTTACCTTGTTTCTCGGATTGGTTGTGCTATGCAATTTGGTGGATATCAGAGTTTTTGGTGAAATCGAGTATATCTCCAGTTTGATCAAATTAGTCTGGGTTTTGGCCATGATTGTCATTATGATCGTAATGAATCGTGGAGGTTTCGACAACGGCGTTATTGGCTTTAAGTTTTGGCAGCATGATCGATCCGATTTTGCTAATAACCTTATATTCGGTTTGTTCAGACCTACATTTAATTTGCACGATAATGGTAGCAGCTCTGAAAGCGCCGGTATTGGAAGTGACAAGGGTCGTTTCTTATCTCTTGTAGTTGCCTTGATGATTGTTTCATATGCCTATAGTGGAACGGAAATCGTTTGTATAGCTGCGTGTGAAGCACAGAACCCCAGAAAGGCTCTTCCTTCTGCTACAAAGAGAGTGTTCTGGAGAATTCTTATCTTCTACTGTTTGTCAGCCTTTGCGGTTTCGTTGAACATTTATGCTGGAGACCCCAGATTGTTGAGATACTATCTGGGCAGTACAGGAGTATCTGCAAATGAGTTCAGTACCAACTATGCTATTAAATATGTTGGTGGAGTAAATTGTATCAGCGATTCTGTAGTTTATGCTGGTGTTGGAAGCGGCGCTCAGAGTCCATGGATTGTAGCATTGCAATCTGCTGCTTTGTGCAGATTTAGTAATGTTGTCAATGGCTTTTTGGTATTTTTTGCTGTCAGCTGTGGCAATGCTCAGTTGTATGTCAGTTCTAGAACAGTTTATTCTTTAGCattacagaagaaagctCCCAAACAATTGACTTACTGCAATCGGTTTGGAATTCCGTATGTGGCTGTTTTATTTGCTGCTAGTTTCGGATTACTTTCATACATCTGTGTCTCAGAGAGGGCTACTGTAGTTTTCATGAATCTCACCAGTATTATTGCCTCGTCTGGTATATTTGTGTGGTTTGCCATGAGTTTGTCGTTTATAAGATTCTATTACGGCTTGCGCAGACGTCCAGATATCATCAGCAGAGACGACAAGAACTATCCTTATAGATCGCCCTTTCAGCCATACAGTGCTTTTGTTGGGCTCATTGGATCTGCGTTCATTATTCTCGGTATGGGATTCGTTGTGTTCTTACAAGATGAATGGGATACtatgttcttcttttccagctACGGTACACTTATAGTATTTGCCGTGCTTTATGTGGGCTATAGATTGGTGAGAGGTACCAGAATTCCTACGTTGGATACGTTGGACTTTGACTCTGGTAGAACAGAGCTTGATAGAGTGATCTGGGACAGAGGGCGTGAGTACGACGCTGGAAACTTCAAGGACCTCACGCAAAAGTGGATGTCGTTTTTGGCATAAACTCGTGAACATTATTCATTTCTTTAATTATATATTTGGTTGGAGAACAAAAGTTATAGTAATACAAGATTAATAATTAAGAGTTTTAGGGGCTTGAAGTCATGAGATAAAGAGCAGTCGCAACAGATCTAAATTGTACATTATGTTGCTCTGGATTATATGAGACACACGCAAGGGAATTAATTCGTTATCAACCACATCTGTTCAGATATGTATCCATCATTTAACCATTCTGGAGCTCATAATCCAACAGAGATTTCGCACCCATAGTGGCCGGATAAGGAAAAAAGGGTTCCAGCACGTGACACACTCGTCTATTTTCTAGCGACAAGCTTTTTTCTCTCTCTGCATTGCGACCTGAAATTAGACAACTTTATTGCCGTTATCTGATTTTGGGAGGGAGGTGAAATTCTACGTGAGTTCGCCTGATTTTTGTTTGTGGCCAGTCGCTGTGATTGTGTCCGTGACTTGTGGCTTTTAGTTGTTTATTCGCCTGATCTCTTGTTTACGTTTCTCTGGCAACGATTTGAATGTTTGTATGTGTTTTGTATGGCACATTTTGGCTTGTATGGCCACTTCTATTTTGTATTGAACTTTGTATTTTTTCCACGTACatatttttttttattGATCCACTTGCATTTGCTTTTTCTCCAGATTTATTTTGGATTTGGCGAATCtgattttttttcactactTCTACGATTCACGGattcatttttttttttacACCACTTCTTTCAGATcctctttttctctttctacTCTTTCAGGTTTTGCTTCAGGTGTCTTCAATCTTTATCCGTAGATCATGTCCTGGGAACCTACCAAGACCTTTCTTCGCGGAAAGTTCGTCAAGCCGTTCCTCCCCTATGAAAAACACcccaacatcaacaacgCCTCATTAAGGAACTTGTATCCTGGGGATGAAGCGTATATCTTCGAGGTCAAGAACGCCAAATGGGCCCGTGGTTACGTTTGCTCCAAGCCGTTTCCCAACGACTTCACCATTACGTCAGTTAACTTGGACGAGTTGCCCAACCTCAACATTCTGATCGCGGTGTTCCCCGTTCTGTACGTGGCACTTATCGAAGAAATCCCCTTGGACTCGGCCAACATTTACGTCAATGGAGTCGCCAACGGTTCGAGCGTGTCCGCTCTAGCCAGTCCTGTTTTCGCAGCTGGTGCTATTCCCACCATTCTGGACTCTGAAAGATTGCTCAGACAAAACGTCGGAGACGATATCGACGGTTCAACTCTCAATGGCTCCGACTTCTCGCCTCTGAGATCAGCCATGCCTCCGTTGCCAGCCAATATCTTCGACAAGCACAGCGACTTGACGGCTGAAATCAGACACGCGCTCGAGTTGTTGACGTCGCACATCTTTGCCTTGTACTCCATCGGTGAGTTCCggttgttcaacaagttgtccaCGATCTACTTTTCGCTCAACGAAACGAggatcaagttgaaccaCAACTTGCTAACTGCCAACGAATCTCAGGTAGCCCGTGAAACTGCCACCTTCTTGCTCAACAAGATTcccaagaagttggcaTCCAAATCTGCGAGATTGAACTTCCAATCCTATGACTTGGATAACGACAACACTGACATTTCCGGCTACAAGGCGGTATTATCCAGAGATGCGCTCTCTGGTGATTTGTTGTCGAACTTGAATGCTACTCCGTCTAGAATCGCCTTGAACCAGGTGTTATGTGCTTTGGAATCAAAGTTTCCTGTCGACGCGCATAATCACCCAAACATGTTTTCGTTGGAACCACCATCtaacaagaaattgcaaCACGACCCTCCAGCTCACATCCTTGTAGATTTCCGGTCGGTATTGGGCTCATCTGTCTACCAACCTCCGGGCTTCGCTGGTATGACTGCTTATATTTACGTTCGTAACAACCGTAAGAGATTGACAGAAGCCTTTGCTGTTCACACCAACTCTGTGGACGAGTTGGTTCATGTGGAAAAGATCAGCGCAGCATTGTTCAGAAATATTCCGGTTAGTGAAATCGAGAACAACAGAGTCTACTTGGTAGCCATTCTCACGGAAGAAGTAGATTTGAACACCAAAGGTACGTCACATCTTCCTCAGATCAGAAGAGTCAAGAAGGGGGTGGCTGCTGGTGTGACCGACATCACGCGtatcttttccaagaaccAAGGCTCTTTGGAATCTGGTGAGTCTCATCAATTTGCGATTAAGTTGTTTGGATCTTACGTCAATAACAAGAAGGGAGCCAAGCCTGGTATTGATGACGATGCCCACAACAACGGTTGGGGTGAAATCGTTGACAGAATcatttctggttctggacATGGTATCGCTGTCAACCCAAGAGCAGAAAAATTGGTGGTCACTGTGAAGGAGTTCAAACATCAATTCTCTGGGACAAATGCAAACTCTGTCACAGCAGCAGCACccatttcaagaattaAGCCTATCTTCTTTGATCCCTTGGCTGAGAATTATGAAAGAATCTACTTGTTCATGGGTAAGGTTACTTTGCTTAATAACATTACCAAGGATGACTTGTTGACTTTCGAAGTGACTACACCAAACAATGAGTTGATCACGTTTGCTAAGGCTTcgaatcaacaagaaaaacgATCCTGGCAATTCATCTCTGTCTTCCCAGGAGAGTCCATCGGAGAAATCGTAAAGGTTAACGGTATCTCCTTGAAGAATCCTTCGAAGAAGCTTCCTAAGGATGATTACATCTTGTTATCCCTCTATGTCAACGGTGCATTAGCAGGTGAAGGAAAGCTTCTTTACAAGTCTGGGAACAGATTGGTTGAATTcaataagaagaaaactcACTGTATCGAAATTACTTCAACAGCTCACAAGTTGCCCATGGCCCAAGTTGAGGTCAGCACTGAATACGTTGGTAAGATCTACAACTCTGACGTTGCAATTGATAATatcttccaatttgaaAGGTTCCTCAAGAATGGCTCCAGTGGCATTGAtgacttgtccaactcgTTGGTATCTTTCTGTAAGTTGGAAATTGCCCAGGTAGTCAAGTATTTTCCGGAGTTGTTGAGTTCCTTGTACGcaattgttgatgtttccAGTCAAAAGCCTTTGAATTCTAGTGTTGATATGCTTCTTGACAATGCTTTTAAAGCAATTGTCCATTTGCTTGACACTATCTTTGGTAAGCAAGACCAGTACTTGTTTTTGATTGAATCGTTCCTTCTCAAGTATAATGGTTTGCCAGCAATTGGTGTTTTCTTGTTAAATAAGGTTGCAGAGATATTTGCCCGAGCTGAATCAAACTGGAATTCTGTCTCCAGATCGTTATGCAGAGTTGTCTCCATTATCATGAAATTGTCGATTCACTCAGTTGACCCTACCTCGGACGTCGAAGGCTTTGCAATGGCTCTAAACGCTTTGTTTAAGTCAGCTTCCTTATTACTTTCAATCcagtcaacttctttgatcAGCGATCAGGTACTTATTTTAGATATCATCGACTATGTCTTAGCCTTTAAGAATCATTTGGATGAGAAGATTATTATGAAATACCTTATTAACTTTATCGACTCAGTCGGTATTAGAGGGTTGGGGTTGAATGAGGATTCTTACGGTACCAAGAAAGCAATCGTGACAGCTAAAGATAACAAGATTATCATCAGCAAATTGTTGCTTATTCATCGTTTGTTCTCGACAAGTTTGACAGATAACCCAGCAACTAGAGGCGTATTGTTAAACAAATCTATTCAATGGGCTATGGATGTGTTATT
It contains:
- the SSY1.5 gene encoding transcriptional regulator of multiple amino acid permeases (Ssy1p controls expression of several transporter genes, including BAP2, TAT1, PTR2 and YDR046c [Saccharomyces cerevisiae]~go_component membrane~go_process transport), which encodes HGKTLQRKLKVRHLQMISFGGTLGVGLFLNSGKAFTIAGGLGTLLAFAICGTIVLATIVSFCEMVTFVSVVDGVSGLSSRFVDDAFGFCVGWLYFFSFAFGLAGEVVASVIMLAYYPSLNIPESKGNSAGFVTLFLGLVVLCNLVDIRVFGEIEYISSLIKLVWVLAMIVIMIVMNRGGFDNGVIGFKFWQHDRSDFANNLIFGLFRPTFNLHDNGSSSESAGIGSDKGRFLSLVVALMIVSYAYSGTEIVCIAACEAQNPRKALPSATKRVFWRILIFYCLSAFAVSLNIYAGDPRLLRYYSGSTGVSANEFSTNYAIKYVGGVNCISDSVVYAGVGSGAQSPWIVALQSAALCRFSNVVNGFLVFFAVSCGNAQLYVSSRTVYSLALQKKAPKQLTYCNRFGIPYVAVLFAASFGLLSYICVSERATVVFMNLTSIIASSGIFVWFAMSLSFIRFYYGLRRRPDIISRDDKNYPYRSPFQPYSAFVGLIGSAFIILGMGFVVFLQDEWDTMFFFSSYGTLIVFAVLYVGYRLVRGTRIPTLDTLDFDSGRTELDRVIWDRGREYDAGNFKDLTQKWMSFLA
- the DOC180 gene encoding Dedicator of cytokinesis protein 4 CRK binding protein, with protein sequence MSWEPTKTFLRGKFVKPFLPYEKHPNINNASLRNLYPGDEAYIFEVKNAKWARGYVCSKPFPNDFTITSVNLDELPNLNISIAVFPVSYVALIEEIPLDSANIYVNGVANAGAIPTISDSERLLRQNVGDDIDGSTLNGSDFSPSRSAMPPLPANIFDKHSDLTAEIRHALELLTSHIFALYSIGEFRLFNKLSTIYFSLNETRIKLNHNLLTANESQVARETATFLLNKIPKKLASKSARLNFQSYDLDNDNTDISGYKAVLSRDALSGDLLSNLNATPSRIALNQVLCALESKFPVDAHNHPNMFSLEPPSNKKLQHDPPAHILVDFRSVLGSSVYQPPGFAGMTAYIYVRNNRKRLTEAFAVHTNSVDELVHVEKISAALFRNIPVSEIENNRVYLVAILTEEVDLNTKGTSHLPQIRRVKKGVAAGVTDITRIFSKNQGSLESGESHQFAIKLFGSYVNNKKGAKPGIDDDAHNNGWGEIVDRIISGSGHGIAVNPRAEKLVVTVKEFKHQFSGTNANSVTAAAPISRIKPIFFDPLAENYERIYLFMGKVTLLNNITKDDLLTFEVTTPNNELITFAKASNQQEKRSWQFISVFPGESIGEIVKVNGISLKNPSKKLPKDDYILLSLYVNGALAGEGKLLYKSGNRLVEFNKKKTHCIEITSTAHKLPMAQVEVSTEYVGKIYNSDVAIDNIFQFERFLKNGSSGIDDLSNSLVSFCKLEIAQVVKYFPELLSSLYAIVDVSSQKPLNSSVDMLLDNAFKAIVHLLDTIFGKQDQYLFLIESFLLKYNGLPAIGVFLLNKVAEIFARAESNWNSVSRSLCRVVSIIMKLSIHSVDPTSDVEGFAMALNALFKSASLLLSIQSTSLISDQVLILDIIDYVLAFKNHLDEKIIMKYLINFIDSVGIRGLGLNEDSYGTKKAIVTAKDNKIIISKLLLIHRLFSTSLTDNPATRGVLLNKSIQWAMDVLLGPTDIDATRLACSILNAVCWTLHKSVFVEGHTGEIGTCYSLAKLLPAIARTFIKYNKYTRGNEYFKPRRTFTRLFQTEHPFKEDHIDPIVNDEVLVEVLVEIATIFAFVVRIGKDSAGSEGFIKILDTEVQGDYFDSSKYLANNFHSEDIITLISGAKIMRIGKYFPEEKWLSLYAMVAEGCLSAMELIRPLLIKHYIPPLNESEMFDRSLWGNYLKTLLKLSGLAPVSIEHLTDVPKKACFQITGTMRDRIAYLLNEAWDALAWDATDEDYVRFNLKKFGGYQVDFVNNDYGILQELMLFALQRSVECQTVAVNILWSVIVSEFIVSDSIVDIEKECLVGLHDIYYRNAYKPGVPEQESFIERMKLTFRLDREDVAFSTVYNFIESLSGFLVVLNDLNSVPVGPEFDDDRTFHKLNINAYLKNANKPELFHSFINSMYEENVAKKDFIQAALSLELLASTYSWDHNNILSASFRPKFPEQSSFERKETLYKMIANNYIKGNSLERATDTYNELLDSYHQHTYDLKSFAYVHNKLAKLYLDLESSDKLSPSFFRVAFIGAGFPTNIRGKEQIYEGLPFEHITSIHERLLRLYPGARIISDDSEAQKLKEKIQTGRYLHVSVVEPVNEISDKLFNASIGVRQYARNKDLRFFTTMKKVPGATSIFDLWTEETTYETFLSFPTLMNRSDIKGTKTLKLSPLDNAIRTIVNKNNDMIQLESMINLAFKEKVDFTSLFNDLSRQLAGTVDSPVNGGVGQYRTFFSDPKYDGKEDYAFQIRLLRNAFNDLTLILNRCLHLHGKLIPNSMKTSHEALVELYKKNFKEDIESLKISTDYEHSYHHHPHQSPQLSHHSPQLNHHSPSLGSNASDKRSMSGTSSAFMSSKLNSSRVSVASAAPITSRSESH